One window of the Podospora pseudocomata strain CBS 415.72m chromosome 7, whole genome shotgun sequence genome contains the following:
- the BRE1 gene encoding E3 ubiquitin-protein ligase bre1 (COG:O; EggNog:ENOG503NW1B) produces the protein MQSPPSCPARAETGLAASKRSHLWEFLGELAVERALFLSCLCFFQFQTRSRSHAHSFFPSLGHRRATQTPKPTDPDFHSYFILIILIFSPRPDRPFPLAFASQKSKSRAAILMPVATSPSALPRPSSFAKMEDRKRPASGAVDEVAPPSKRHQVNGSGKSKDDSGDMKEEAWIEEYTKGAIYRQMQEYKREKASLESRVQELEKNHTDHDDHIRVVDAWLHQLLQEIELLVDGTVSSRSPSDSPFPSSTALGFKDSKEFQRHLGDKGKAFKSKAESIFQRLASSRGEVKPDVAKLESQLKTALAQQKELHLKLDRLESDKALLSEQYDQATLKAIKAERKLDRVRSVQVQKLEQKALASATTRPVKTEENGDSSDDTDGNTSELRALYKEAQAVVNRQKLQIEAIISENKALMEENSTFKTKRESVSDEDYVRTDVFKHFKLQNEDLIKRINHLEATNKQLREEAEKLRAERSDWQVKVEAEAQLVVSEAEDQIQAKDQDLTRIRAARDDLVAELAMRKAAQDQERAALDQMKELVNAKMDRITQLESELERLRPSEDVVMTDAQPNLESLSIEELRAKCAKLEKDYASINAELPLLEKSYKKAMVLAHSKTMDNNAVEERINTLMAEKAKADQKYFAARKDMDIRLQEIRTLRSQNSRSSEIIAQLKDVEHSTRSVISNLEKQIATLKTEAASMAAEKKRLELLTAEATRRADSVKGQIANLTELLKTKDATVASMKEQTMSREQELDKIKARLEEKNSEISKLRAKCRGNSTDEEEALRNLVICSVCRSNFKNTILKGCGHVFCNSCVDDRLANRMRKCPSCNKAFDRSDAMAAHL, from the exons ATGCAGTCCCCACCAAGCTGCCCCGCTAGAGCCGAAACAGGACTAGCGGCCTCAAAAAGGAGCCATCTCTGGGAATTCCTTGGCGAACTTGCAGTCGAA CGggctctctttctctcttgtcTCTGCTTCTTCCAATTCCAAACTCGCTCACGCTCCCACGCTCATTCATTCTTCCCATCATTGGGGCACCGCCGGGCCACACAGACGCCGAAACCCACTGACCCAGATTTCCACTCGTACTTTATTTTAATCATCTTAATCTTttccccccgccctgatCGACCCTTTCCTTTGGCTTTTGCAAGTCAAAAATCCAAATCTCGCGCGGCCATTCTGATGCCGGTTGCCACCTCCCCGTCCGCGTTGCCTCGTCCGTCCAGCTttgccaagatggaggacaGGAAGAGACCCGCGTCCGGCGCGGTCGACGAAGTAGCTCCCCCGAGCAAGCGCCATCAGGTCAACGGCAGCGGAAAGTCCAAGGATGACTCTGGCGACATGAAAGAAGAGGCCTGGATTGAG GAATATACCAAAGGCGCCATATATCGCCAGATGCAAGAGTACAAACGAGAAAAAGCAAGCCTTGAGAGTCGCGTACAGGAGCTCGAAAAGAACCACACCGACCACGACGACCATATCCGAGTTGTCGACGCCTGGCTACATCAG TTACTGCAAGAAATAGAGTTACTCGTCGATGGCACAGTATCATCTCGCTCTCCGTCAG ACTCGCCATTCCCATCGTCAACCGCACTCGGCTTTAAGGACAGCAAGGAGTTCCAGAGACATCTGGGTGACAAGGGCAAAGCTTTCAAATCCAAGGCCGAATCTATTTTTCAGCGTCTAGCAAGCTCACGTGGCGAGGTAAAGCCAGACGTTGCCAAGCTTGAATCTCAGCTCAAGACGGCACTCGCGCAACAAAAGGAGTTACACCTGAAGCTGGACAGGCTCGAGTCGGATAAGGCGCTTCTCTCGGAACAATATGACCAAGCAACGCTGAAAGCAATCAAGGCGGAGAGAAAACTAGACCGTGTGAGAAGCGTCCAGGTTCAAAAGCTGGAACAAAAGGCCCTGGCCAGTGCGACGACACGGCCAGTCAAGACGGAGGAAAATGGTGATTCTTCCGACGACACCGATGGCAACACCAGCGAGTTGAGGGCACTTTACAAGGAGGCGCAAGCTGTTGTCAACAGGCAAAAGTTGCAGATCGAGGCCATTATCTCCGAAAACAAGGCCCTCATGGAAGAAAACTCGACCTTCAAAACAAAAAGGGAAAGTGTCTCTGATGAAGATTATGTTCGAACAGACGTTTTCAAGCATTTCAAGCTCCAGAATGAGGATCTTATCAAGCGCATCAACCATCTGGAAGCCACTAACAAGCAGCTGcgcgaggaggccgagaagctacGAGCAGAAAGGTCTGACTGGCAAGTTAAGGTGGAAGCCGAGGCTCAGCTCGTAGTGTCCGAGGCGGAGGACCAAATACAGGCAAAGGATCAGGACCTTACGCGGATTCGAGCTGCCAGAGACGACTTGGTAGCTGAGTTGGCCATGCGCAAGGCCGCTCAGGATCAAGAAAGGGCTGCCTTGGATCAAATGAAGGAACTCGTGAACGCCAAGATGGATCGCATCACCCAACTTGAATCTGAGCTGGAACGACTGCGACCAAGTGAGGACGTGGTCATGACCGACGCGCAACCGAATCTCGAATCTTTGTCGATTGAGGAGCTCCGGGCAAAGTGCGCCAAACTCGAGAAGGACTATGCCTCGATCAATGCGGAACTTCCGCTTCTGGAGAAGTCGTACAAAAAGGCCATGGTGCTCGCGCATTCCAAAACCATGGACAACAACGCTGTCGAAGAGCGCATCAACACGCTCATGGCCGAGAAAGCCAAAGCGGACCAGAAGTACTTTGCGGCACGGAAAGACATGGATATTCGGCTTCAGGAGATCCGTACCTTGCGTTCGCAAAACTCAAGGAGCTCCGAAATCATCGCACAGCTCAAGGACGTGGAGCATTCCACGAGAAGTGTCATCAGCAACCTGGAGAAGCAAATTGCAACTCTCAAGACCGAGGCCGCAAGCATGGcagcggagaagaagaggcttgAGTTGTTGACAGCGGAAGCGACCAGAAGAGCCGACTCGGTCAAGGGCCAGATTGCCAACTTGACCGAACTGCTCAAGACCAAGGACGCCACAGTGGCTAGCATGAAGGAGCAAACTATGAGCCGGGAGCAAGAGCTGGACAAGATCAAGGCACGGTTAGAGGAGAAGAACTCGGAAATTAGCAAACTGAGGGCCAAGTGTCGCGGCAACTCAAccgatgaagaggaggcttTGCGG AACTTGGTTATTTGCTCTGTTTGCCGCAGCAATTTCAAAAACACGATACTGAAGGGATGTGGTCATGTTTTCTGCAACAGCTGCGTGGACGACCGGCTGGCCAACCGAATGCGCAAGTGCCCGAGCTGCAACAAGGCGTTTGACCGATCCGATGCCATGGCGGCCCACCTTTAG
- the RAD23 gene encoding UV excision repair protein rad23 (BUSCO:EOG09264CST; EggNog:ENOG503NWKD; COG:L), with the protein MKVNFKDLKQQKFTIEFEPTDLISTVKQKLSEDHGWDPALQKLIYSGKILKDEDTIESCKIEEKGFVVCMVSKPKAPKPAPAAESSSVVPATPAQAAPASTPAPPAAPAQVSNATSAAPATPSPNRTSGAPNDSSALAMGEQRAQAIANMEAMGFERSQIDAAMRAAFFNPERAVEYLLTGIPENVQQQTAAQRVGHAIPPPLLLRAPPLRLLAAGDLEGENLFDLAARAGGARSGSGGAATAGASAQDLGNLSWLRQNAQFQQLRQVVQQQPGMLEQILQQLSAGNPQLAQTIAQNPEQFLQLLSEHGDDDAPLPPGAHQISVTEEERDAIERLTRLGFSQDQAIQAYFACEKNEELAANFLFDQPDDDDDDMGGTGTH; encoded by the exons ATGAAGGTCAATTTCAAG GACCTCAAGCAGCAGAAGTTCACCATCGAGTTTGAGCCCACCGATCTC ATCTCGACGGTGAAGCAGAAGCTCTCTGAGGACCATGGCTGGGATCCTGCGCTCCAAAAGCTCATCTATTCAG GCAAGATTCTGAAGGATGAGGATACCATCGAGTCTTGCAAGATCGAGGAGAAGGGCTTTGTTGTTTGTATGGTGAGCAAG CCCAAGGCGCCCAAGCCAGCTCCTGCCGCCGAGTCTTCTTCCGTCGTCCCGGCCACGCCTGCTCAAGCCGCCCCAGCCTCTACCCCAGCGCCCCCAGCTGCCCCAGCTCAAGTATCAAATGCCACCTCAGCTGCTCCTGCCACCCCCAGCCCAAATCGGACTAGTGGTGCCCCCAACGACTCGAGTGCTCTCGCTATGGGAGAGCAGCGTGCGCAGGCTATTGCCAACATGGAGGCCATGGGTTTCGAGCGATCCCAGATCGACGCTGCTATGCGtgccgccttcttcaaccccgaGCGTGCGGTTGAGTACTTGTTGACG GGCATTCCTGAGAACgttcaacaacaaacagctGCCCAGCGCGTGGGTCATGCCATCCCCCCgcccctgctgctgcgagcCCCGCCCCTGCGCCTGCTG GCTGCTGGTGACCTTGAGGGAGAAAATTTGTTTGACCTTGCTGCTCGTGCTGGTGGTGCCCGCAGCGGAAGTGGTGGAGCTGCTACCGCCGGAGCGAGCGCGCAAGATCTTGGCAACCTAAGCTGGCTTAGACAGAACGCTCAGTTCCAACAGCTTCGCCAAGTcgtccaacaacagcccggCATGCTCGAGCAGATTCTTCAGCAGCTCAGTGCTGGTAACCCACAACTCGCCCAGACGATCGCCCAGAACCCAGAGCAGTTCCTCCAGTTGCTTAGTGAGCACGGTGATGACGATGCGCCGCTCCCCCCTGGAGCCCACCAGATTTCGGTCACAGAGGAGGAGCGTGACGCCATTGAGCGGTTGACTCGGCTAGGATTCAGCCAGGACCAGGCCATCCAGGCGTATTTTGCCTGCGAGAAGAACGAGGAGTTGGCTGCGAACTTCTTGTTCGACCAGcccgatgacgatgatgatgacatggGCGGCACCGGTACTCACTAA
- a CDS encoding hypothetical protein (EggNog:ENOG503P3SI), translating to MVIPRSLPAVLGVISILPTAAILAIHSILARSREDRAPAVRTTAIIAAILEATVLAAVTGLTCAHIGPWSARWAKFNGLLFGAGLFLCTVAAAVSVANMICLSKVDEDPESTILGSGATGFLVGSSVVLGLAFATQLVFLVFHFVAGTVRGPRIKVTVHKDQDRSRSPPRVKSIAYHETSPSLVSGKARGSASFEKTPPGSSAGRSTAETISSFRSSLSNVVRPISSKTRLLSQRGGRPASLDLPSFHEQTRTTEEGFDSWDTSAVDPQNRQTVLESSSPPLGRFLETIPASPTTSRSPSPGTPLDLLEPPSRTRRRSRTLSPAPSRVSQAQRTAFTQHSTQSESHIHPLFRSDSPIPPPPIVTPGTVVVAAPNGGQILSDRQSIRSIKSLRRMRSGSLPGVPSPLSRQGSVESFHRKPDTHSPEIREEDEYLTPEGTTPVLETERKMTPPIPDWILSAGSRTSLTTYHSRKIHLPCSSEEASGGAAPSPQ from the coding sequence ATGGTAATCCCTCGCTCCCTTCCGGCTGTGCTGGGCGTCATTTCGATTCTGCCGACCGCGGCTATCCTGGCGATACACAGCATCCTTGCTCGATCACGGGAAGACCGGGCTCCTGCGGTCAGAACCACGGCCATCATTGCCGCCATCCTCGAAGCCACTGTTCTTGCCGCCGTCACCGGTCTCACCTGCGCGCATATCGGCCCTTGGTCAGCACGATGGGCGAAATTCAACGGGCTGTTGTTCGGGGCAGGCTTGTTCCTATGCACAGTCGCTGCCGCTGTGTCAGTGGCCAACATGATCTGCCTGAGcaaggttgatgaggatccTGAGAGCACAATTCTGGGCTCTGGCGCGACAGGCTTCCTGGTTGGTTCATCGGTCGTCCTCGGCCTTGCTTTCGCAACACAGCTTGTTTTCTTGGTCTTCCACTTTGTTGCTGGGACAGTTCGAGGGCCACGGATCAAGGTGACTGTACACAAGGACCAGGACCGAAGCAGATCGCCTCCCCGGGTGAAATCGATTGCCTACCACGAGACCAGCCCAAGTCTTGTTTCTGGGAAAGCCCGCGGCAGCGCATCATTCGAGAAGACACCGCCTGGATCCAGTGCCGGACGCTCGACAGCAGAGACGATAAGCTCCTTTCGAAGCTCGCTATCAAACGTGGTCCggcccatctcctccaagacTCGTTTGCTGTCTCAACGAGGGGGCCGTCCAGCCTCGTTAGACCTCCCATCATTCCACGAACAGACAAGAACGACGGAGGAAGGGTTCGATTCATGGGATACATCGGCGGTTGATCCACAAAACCGACAGACCGTCTTGGAATCGTCTTCACCACCGCTGGGCCGTTTCCTCGAGACAATACCGGCTAGCCCCACCACCAGTCGAAGTCCGAGCCCTGGCACACCGTTAGACCTCTTGGAGCCCCCTTCTCGCACCAGAAGACGAAGCCGAACATTGAGTCCAGCCCCAAGCAGAGTGTCCCAGGCACAGCGGACAGCCTTTACACAACATTCTACACAGAGCGAGTCTCACATCCACCCGCTCTTCAGATCCGATTCGCCtattcctccaccacccatcgTAACACCAGGGactgttgtggttgctgcACCAAACGGGGGACAGATCCTCAGCGATAGGCAAAGCATCCGAAGTATCAAGAGTCTCCGTCGAATGCGAAGCGGGAGTCTTCCAGGCGTTCCAAGCCCATTGAGTCGGCAAGGGTCCGTTGAATCTTTCCACCGCAAACCTGATACCCACTCACCAGAGATtcgtgaggaggatgaataCCTGACCCCCGAGGGGACGACACCGGTGCTGGAGACGGAGCGGAAGATGACACCGCCAATTCCTGATTGGATTCTGTCTGCCGGGTCTCGGACGAGCCTGACCACCTACCACAGCCGGAAGATCCATCTTCCATGCTCAAGTGAAGAAGCTTCTGGTGGCGCTGCACCCAGCCCGCAGTAG
- a CDS encoding hypothetical protein (BUSCO:EOG09265C25; COG:K; EggNog:ENOG503Q3AD) — protein sequence MLANNKSKFKPGPKPKGKRPPPASGPSSSNTPASTPAASQQEDANPTPPPPSAPTEAAPPAVDNAPPQDVETPSAQGQTQHSEVREPSPISTTTSAAGVSSIQSQDDATPSQAETPASTAPLPTPVSPRHARPTAPKPVRASKSAAVSVPPPAAPAPALTPAPTPSVPEQASSATSSSGASTISEAPPPEEAIPSTEDVVASVEPVAEQPAEPTSGPSQPPEPSTSGPSQAPKPKPKPKPRVPRKRKADTAIEEPAAETAENEEAGEANTSTPAPRKRARRRAAPLPGEEGYEAYQAAKTAKKHHQKHTKAAVAAEDGETPEGEETQSRANSRAPRAQREVTPENAEEQVVDEDEFKMADLAKDLRIGKKFSLHDTLLERERVKKLKANEKRKKGRGNGTEEGGENNDNDGQPQTLNADTPLPGGNDDDEGGLARPVAVTALVGEQYQIIDGEIVLNQSSLQIDRHARAREAEGNLEEVEVNDFTNHTTQQTYLRRALKPGQWSDADTDQFYWALSRFGTDFELISKMFPGKTRKHIKLKFNREERQNPARVKSALVGEVKQPMRIEEVKEKTKQEFETTDDIEKELEEQRKEFEEREEAVEREKREEEKRKEEKMLKELEEAKKKSGRRGKKKVEQGVW from the coding sequence ATGTTGGCgaacaacaagagcaagtTCAAGCCGGGACCCAAGCCGAAAGGGAaacgccctcctcctgcctcggggccttcctcctcgaatACACCAGCTTCTACTCCAGCTGCCTCTCAGCAAGAGGACGCAAACCCGACCCCGCCCCCACCCAGCGCCCCTACTGAGGCCGCTCCTCCGGCCGTCGACAATGCCCCTCCTCAAGATGTCGAGACACCTTCAGCTCAGGGCCAGACACAGCACTCTGAAGTGAGAGAGCCGTCACCAATTAGCACCACGACTTCTGCTGCAGGAGTATCAAGTATCCAGAGCCAGGATGATGCTACACCCTCTCAGGCCGAGACCCCGGCGTCAACTGCTCCATTGCCCACGCCGGTATCGCCCAGGCATGCCCGTCCAACCGCACCTAAACCCGTGAGAGCGTCGAAATCGGCCGCTGTGTCagttcctcctccagcagctcctGCCCCGGCGCTCACCCCTGCGCCTACGCCTTCGGTGCCCGAGCAAGCTTCATCagctacctcctcctcaggagCATCGACTATCTCTGAAGCTCCACCCCCCGAAGAAGCTATACCTAGCACAGAAGATGTTGTCGCCTCCGTTGAGCCTGTAGCTGAGCAGCCCGCCGAACCCACGTCTGGTCCCTCTCAACCACCCGAACCGAGCACCTCTGGACCATCCCAAGCCCCAAAGCCGAagcccaaacccaagccCCGGGTCCCCCGGAAACGCAAAGCCGACACAGCCATCGAAGAACCCGCTGCAGAAACAGCTGAGAATGAGGAGGCCGGCGAAGCAAACACAAGCACCCCCGCCCCAAGAAAGCGAGCCCGCAGACGagccgcccccctcccaggcgaggaaggctACGAAGCATACCAAGCCgccaaaacagccaaaaaaCACCATCAAAAACACACCAAGGCCGCAGTCGCCGCCGAAGACGGGGAGACCcccgaaggagaagaaaccCAATCCCGAGCCAACTCCCGCGCCCCACGTGCTCAGCGTGAGGTAACACCCGAAAACGCCGAAGAGCAAGTTGTAGACGAAGACGAGTTCAAAATGGCCGACCTAGCCAAGGACCTCCGGATCGGCAAGAAGTTTTCTCTTCATGATACccttttggagagggaaCGGGTGAAGAAACTGAAGGCGaatgagaagaggaagaaggggaggggtaaTGGTaccgaggagggtggggaaaACAACGACAATGATGGGCAACCTCAAACTTTGAACGCCGACACCCCCTTGCCGGGGggtaatgatgatgatgaaggggggCTTGCCCGCCCGGTGGCAGTGACAGCCCTGGTAGGAGAACAATACCAGATCATTGACGGAGAAATCGTGCTCAACCAGTCATCTCTCCAAATTGATCGGCATGCCAGAGCGAGAGAAGCGGAGGGGAatctggaagaggtggaagtcAATGATTTCACCAATCACACCACCCAGCAGACTTATCTCCGTCGCGCCCTGAAACCAGGTCAATGGTCCGACGCCGACACTGACCAGTTTTACTGGGCGCTTTCGAGATTCGGGACGGACTTTGAGCTGATTTCGAAAATGTTTCCTGGCAAGACGAGGAAGCACATCAAGCTGAAATTTAATCGGGAGGAGAGGCAAAATccggcgagggtgaagagCGCGTTGGTCGGGGAGGTGAAGCAGCCGATGAGGattgaggaggtgaaggagaagacgaaGCAGGAGTTTGAGACGACGGACGACatcgagaaggagctggaggagcagaggaaagagtttgaggagagggaggaggcggtggaaagggagaagagggaggaagaaaagaggaaggaggagaagatgctcaaggagctggaggaagcaaagaagaagagtgggcggagggggaagaaaaaggttGAGCAGGGGGTTTGGTGA